Sequence from the Priestia megaterium genome:
AATAACCCCTTCAGATGCTAAATAGCCAATTACCATATCTTCAATGTATTGTGGGCTACATACCATCGTGACAAACTCTTCTTCATTAATTTTCACGGTCACAGGAAACTCCGTTACAATTTTATCTTCCACGCTTTCCATTTGACCATTTTTAAATCTAAGAACTGTACGCTTCTTAACGGTCGAGTTCATGTGATGTCTCCTTTTTTAAATAATGTTTTTATCAAAAACGAATACGGAAACCGCTATATTTTCTTTTATTTTCATATCTGAAAATAAATTAACCAACTTTGCCCCTACCAATTCTTCTAGCCCTTCCGGCGGATTCGATGCATATACATCTTGGATCATTTTTGTTCGAGCTAGATGAACCATGTCACATCCTTCAGCAGTGCTTGCAATAAATGTTTCTGTCGGAGTTAAATTTCCATACAGTGTTGAGACAGCCATATTTTCAACAAAAACCGTATGTATTCTTTCCGGTCCTTTTCCAAATAAATCTTTTCGAAGCTTCCGAATAATATCATTAAATTCATGAATAGTTTTTGACATAATCAACGCTCTCCCACCGATTAAAATTAAATTGTGCATTTTATTCCTACAGTTTTTTTATCATAAATCAACACTTTAAAAAATAAAAGCCTAAAATCTTTGCAGCAAAACTTTTGAAGAGAGTTGTGCATTTAAAAACGTAGCGATATAATTATAGATAACCGAGATGGAATAATAATAATAATGAATTGTTATTACTCTATCACTTTTTCTTAACGATATAAATGGGCCGGATTGGCATATTAGTAAGACCTGCTAGTAAACTATTCCACCATGATTGCACTTCCCTTATTTGATTAGGCGTGTGTATTCATGGTGGTTTTTTGTTTTTATATAAAGGAGGAAAACAAATGAGTCGTGAAACCATCACTGTTCATATAAATGGTAACGAATACAAGGCAGCTTCAGGCTCTACCATACTCGAAATTATTAATCAGCAAAGCATTGAGCACCCTCAGATTTGTTATGTGCCTGAAGTGGACCCTATTCAAACTTGTGACACATGTATCGTTGAAATGAATGGCGAGTTAGTTCGTTCTTGTTCTACAAAAGCTGAAAACGGCATGAAGATTGAATTACAATCAGCACCCGCAAAAGCGGCACAAACGGAAGCAATGGATCGTTTATTAGAGAATCATTTGCTATACTGCACCGTTTGCGATAATAACAATGGAAACTGTAAATTACATAACACAGCCGAAATGATGGAGATTGAACATCAAAAATACCCCTATACGCCAAAGGCCTCAGAGAATGAAGTCGATATGTCTCAT
This genomic interval carries:
- a CDS encoding DUF2294 domain-containing protein, with protein sequence MSKTIHEFNDIIRKLRKDLFGKGPERIHTVFVENMAVSTLYGNLTPTETFIASTAEGCDMVHLARTKMIQDVYASNPPEGLEELVGAKLVNLFSDMKIKENIAVSVFVFDKNII